The sequence below is a genomic window from Ipomoea triloba cultivar NCNSP0323 chromosome 2, ASM357664v1.
ATATCAAGTAAGAATGACAATATGACAAGGGTGGAGTGGGAAATGAGAttcccatccccgcccccgaaTTCATCCCCATTCCTTCAGCggagatgaaaaataatttctgtCTTTATCTCTGTGAAAAGTTTTCGGGGACAAGAATTCACCatcctaatttttcttttaaatgtgcacaattttattatttttgcatAACAATATTGATTGAGTTGCCTTTTTCTACCATGTATGATGTATTTGAAAAAGAGAAAAGATTAGGGGCATGAATTGAATTAAACAATTTTAGGAGGACCCAagcaaaaaagaaatatttaagCAATTTCCATGGTAATCCtactttttatgaatattttcacTCTTTCCCATTTTTCCATACGCTCTTTCCaacgtaataaaatatattttcaccTGATTTCCAACTTCCTAAGTTttcaaatatgaaattaaaaaattgaaagttgGGCCTACCAATATTCATACAAAAGTAAATAAGGCTAGAAATTATATGTTGGACCATGAGCATTGAATGCTAAAATTATGTCTCTATTTTGCACCCCAACTGAAATTGAAGtgtttgatataattaattattaaagtaattGTGAAGTGTAAAaagacataattataattttaattaatgaagagTAATGatcttatttttgtaaataaattaataaagataacagaaggaaaaaaatttaaatgtcaagagtttattttgaaattctacttaaaatattgtttcaaaataaattattatttttatcttactaaacagagtttatagtttatttttagtttaaaataatttataaactcTACCAAATAGAATCTATATAttcatcatttttattaaatagtgtaatgattaaaatttaaataaatgattaattatgATACATAAATGAAAGTCAaagtaatattattaaacttaaaagaatttatttaaggatgtgtttggttggtgggtttaggcgtAAGGTATGAATATCAacgtgattgttattgtttggttaatagattctttgaatactactatgggttcggaatacccattaattgaaaaatcataccctaatgaaataagggtttcatttcccttattcatttcttccccaattgttaataatcattcacattccaccctattaccaaacatgcaaaatactttcaccaaaactcattagtATTACCAAGTACTTAATGCTCGTACCGATTACGATTTCGATTCttatgtgcaaaccaaacacagcctagatgttTAATTGAAGTGATTTGAATAAgatttgtatataattttttggtgttatttctttttgtggtataaaaacattaaaaaactaAGTAAAAAGAAAgcagaaataaaaatttctttttcttcctgaGAGGCGACCGACCCCAAAAGCCTCCATCACCTTCCCcccacctctctctctctctctctctctctgaggAACATTTCCATACCTATATCTCCGCCTGATTCTCTAATACTTAATGCATGTGTATCCGTCTCTCTCTAACCGCGTCCTGATTCTGCGTTGATGACCTAACTTctttctccctttctctctctttctaagATCCTTAACTCTTGGTTCTGAGTTTGGGtttctttttttagtttttgaattttggcataaatcaaaatatatggAATTTTGATGAAACCCAGTGTTTGTCGCTCAGAAGGGGTTGAGTTCCATCGATGATCCGAGGCTGCTGACAGAGaacactttttcatttttttttttctgtagactcaaaaattgaagatgaagagAGCAAAATTCGACTTGGTCTTGTCTTTCAGCCGGAAGAAGTCGGTGCAGATTTTGATTTTCATGGGGCTTGTGTATGTAATCATGGTGGTTTTAGAGGTGCCTTTTGTGTTCAGAACTGGGTTCAGTTCAGTGTATCAGGAGGGGTTCGGAAATGGGGGGTACTTGAGTTCGAGTTCGAGGCCCGAAGTGCTGGATAGCGAGGAGAGTTTGGAAGAGAAAGAAGCCCCGAATCGGCCACTAGACGTTGCGTTTCGGGTCCCAATCGATTCATGGCCCGAAAGGAGGATCAAGGAGTTGCCTAATCACCCGCTCTCGACCTTGGTGCTCGACGGCAGCTTCTCGAATGTGAGCAGCAAACATGGGTTTGCTGGGATTCTGAAGTCCGCTACGGAGGCTTTCGAATTGGGGAAAAAGGTCTGGGAGGAGCTCGAATTGCTCAGAGAAGAAACGGTTTCAATGGAGACTAGTAACAAGACGGAGGAATGCCCACAGTCGATTTCCATATCGGCGGAGGAATTTTCCGCTAAAGGGAGAATGATGGTGTTGCCGTGTGGGCTGACTTTGGGGTCGCATATAGCGGTGGTGGGGAGACCGAAATTGGCCCACCCGGAAAGCGACCCGAAGATTTCATTGCTAAAGGAAGGGCAGTACTTGATGGTTTCCCAGTTTATGATGGAGTTGCAGGGGCTAAAGACCGTGGACGGCGAAGACCCACCTAGGATTATGCATTTCAACCCCCGGTTGAAGGGAGATTGGAGTGGGAAGCCCGTGATCGAGCATAACACTTGTTATAGGATGCAGTGGGGAACCGCTCAACGCTGCGAGGGCTGGCGCTCCAGGGATGATGAGGAGACTGGTATGTATGATAAagtgccacttttttttttttttttttttggaaagtatTAATTGGACTTAAAACTGCATTGTTTTGTGGATGGGAATGGGAAAGGGAAAGGGAAAGGGGGCTTTAGATGTTTTCTTGATAGTTTAAATCCATTGATTTGGTTTTAATTTGGAAAGTTATTAGCTTGCCCATCTCCATCACTTGATTCTGACTTGGGAGgagttgtgacttgtgaggtGGATAAATATTTGGCTGATCAGCTGGCTAGTAAGGTTTCAAATGATTTTGAATTGTATAAGTGTTGGGACTGCGGCATCTAGGGCCGAGTTCAGCATTCTGGCATCCAACTGTGTGACTATGGCTTACTATGGAGGGATGGggttatcaccaattggttttaataAAGGTATGATAACCAGATAACTCCGTGGTTAAGCGTGCCCGTAGTGCAGTGCTGAGATTCAACAATAAGTTTCACATTTATGTGATGCTATGACTTACTATgaagggatgtggttaaatgattACTGTACACTtatttatcaccaattggttttaacaAAGAACTCTGTAGTTAAGCGTGCCTGAAGCAAGCATAGTGGAGTGCTGGGATTCAACAATAAGTTTCACATTTATGTGATGAAGAGGGAGCTTGTTTTTGTTGCTAGGGCATCTTTCTGGTTAAAACTCTTAAACTGATAGAACCCATGGGGCAACTTTGGCATAGTTGACATTacatttttgtttgttaatattTCTTGCTGAGCTGCAGTTATTGCTTGTGGTAATATTTTGGCCTTTTACAGTGGATGGCCAGGTCAAGTGTGAAAAGTGGATTCGTGATGATGATAATAGTTCTGAACAATCGAAGGCTACTTGGTGGTTAAACCGGCTGATGGGTCGAACAAAGAAGGTTACTGTTGATTGGCCATTCCCATTTTCAGAGGACAAGTTGTTTGTGCTAACTCTTAGCGCTGGCTTGGAGGGTTATCATGTTAATGTTGATGGGAGGCATGTGACCTCATTTCCATACCGCATTGTAAGTAACACTCATCACCTTCGCCTTCCCGAGGAGCTTTCAAATCAAATTGTTGCTAAGGTGCTTCTTTTATTCCGTTAGGGATTTGCGCTTGAGGATGCCACCGGCTTATCATTGAACGGAGACGTTAAAGTTCATTCAGTCTTTGCTGCCTCCTTGCCCACATCACATCCAAGTTTTGCTCCTCAAAAACATCTCGAAATGTCAAACAGATGGAAGGCTCCACCGCTTCTTGATCGACCTGTGGAACTATTCATCGGTATTTTATCTGCAGGCAACCATTTNtttttttttttttttttttttggaaagtatTAATTGGACTTAAAACTGCATTGTTTTGTGGATGGGAATGGGAAAGGGAAAGGGAAAGGGGGCTTTAGATGTTTTCTTGATAGTTTAAATCCATTGATTTGGTTTTAATTTGGAAAGTTATTAGCTTGCCCATCTCCATCACTTGATTCTGACTTGGGAGgagttgtgacttgtgaggtGGATAAATATTTGGCTGATCAGCTGGCTAGTAAGGTTTCAAATGATTTTGAATTGTATAAGTGTTGGGACTGCGGCATCTAGGGCCGAGTTCAGCATTCTGGCATCCAACTGTGTGACTATGGCTTACTATGGAGGGATGGggttatcaccaattggttttaataAAGGTATGATAACCAGATAACTCCGTGGTTAAGCGTGCCCGTAGTGCAGTGCTGAGATTCAACAATAAGTTTCACATTTATGTGATGCTATGACTTACTATgaagggatgtggttaaatgattACTGTACACTtatttatcaccaattggttttaacaAAGAACTCTGTAGTTAAGCGTGCCTGAAGCAAGCATAGTGGAGTGCTGGGATTCAACAATAAGTTTCACATTTATGTGATGAAGAGGGAGCTTGTTTTTGTTGCTAGGGCATCTTTCTGGTTAAAACTCTTAAACTGATAGAACCCATGGGGCAACTTTGGCATAGTTGACATTacatttttgtttgttaatattTCTTGCTGAGCTGCAGTTATTGCTTGTGGTAATATTTTGGCCTTTTACAGTGGATGGCCAGGTCAAGTGTGAAAAGTGGATTCGTGATGATGATAATAGTTCTGAACAATCGAAGGCTACTTGGTGGTTAAACCGGCTGATGGGTCGAACAAAGAAGGTTACTGTTGATTGGCCATTCCCATTTTCAGAGGACAAGTTGTTTGTGCTAACTCTTAGCGCTGGCTTGGAGGGTTATCATGTTAATGTTGATGGGAGGCATGTGACCTCATTTCCATACCGCATTGTAAGTAACACTCATCACCTTCGCCTTCCCGAGGAGCTTTCAAATCAAATTGTTGCTAAGGTGCTTCTTTTATTCCGTTAGGGATTTGCGCTTGAGGATGCCACCGGCTTATCATTGAACGGAGACGTTAAAGTTCATTCAGTCTTTGCTGCCTCCTTGCCCACATCACATCCAAGTTTTGCTCCTCAAAAACATCTCGAAATGTCAAACAGATGGAAGGCTCCACCGCTTCTTGATCGACCTGTGGAACTATTCATCGGTATTTTATCTGCAGGCAACCATTTTGCTGAGCGTATGGCTATTAGGAGGTCATGGATGCAGCATAAGCTTATCAAATCTTCAAATGCTGTGGCTCGATTCTTTGTTGCACTGGTAGGTGAACACACAGGCTTCTTGTCCGTTTTCAATTTCCGTTACCATGAATTTCTAAAATTGGGACTCGTGAAATTCATATTGGCACTCTATGTTTGAACAGCATGCAAGAAAAGAGGTGAATTCGGAGCTAAAGAAAGAAGCTGAATTTTTTGGTGACATTGTCATAGTTCCATACATGGACAACTATGACCTTGTTGTTCTGAAAACCGTTGCTATCTGTGAATATGGGGTGAGTCGATGATTACTAGTTGGGCCTTATGTTGGAACCAGTCACAAGTTTTAATCAATTTTCAATGTCTTTGTTATTGCAG
It includes:
- the LOC116010382 gene encoding hydroxyproline O-galactosyltransferase GALT6-like isoform X1, with amino-acid sequence MKRAKFDLVLSFSRKKSVQILIFMGLVYVIMVVLEVPFVFRTGFSSVYQEGFGNGGYLSSSSRPEVLDSEESLEEKEAPNRPLDVAFRVPIDSWPERRIKELPNHPLSTLVLDGSFSNVSSKHGFAGILKSATEAFELGKKVWEELELLREETVSMETSNKTEECPQSISISAEEFSAKGRMMVLPCGLTLGSHIAVVGRPKLAHPESDPKISLLKEGQYLMVSQFMMELQGLKTVDGEDPPRIMHFNPRLKGDWSGKPVIEHNTCYRMQWGTAQRCEGWRSRDDEETVDGQVKCEKWIRDDDNSSEQSKATWWLNRLMGRTKKVTVDWPFPFSEDKLFVLTLSAGLEGYHVNVDGRHVTSFPYRIGFALEDATGLSLNGDVKVHSVFAASLPTSHPSFAPQKHLEMSNRWKAPPLLDRPVELFIGILSAGNHFAERMAIRRSWMQHKLIKSSNAVARFFVALHARKEVNSELKKEAEFFGDIVIVPYMDNYDLVVLKTVAICEYGVHVVSAKNIMKCDDDTFVRLDAVVKEVNKIPKDKSFYIGNINYYHKPLRSGKWAVTYEEWPEEDYPPYANGPGYIVSSDIAHFIVSDFDKRKLKLFKMEDVSMGMWVEKFNSTKAVKYVHSLKFSQSGCIDDYYTAHYQSPRQMICMWNKLQQGKPQCCNMR
- the LOC116010382 gene encoding hydroxyproline O-galactosyltransferase GALT6-like isoform X2, which translates into the protein MKRAKFDLVLSFSRKKSVQILIFMGLVYVIMVVLEVPFVFRTGFSSVYQEGFGNGGYLSSSSRPEVLDSEESLEEKEAPNRPLDVAFRVPIDSWPERRIKELPNHPLSTLVLDGSFSNVSSKHGFAGILKSATEAFELGKKVWEELELLREETVSMETSNKTEECPQSISISAEEFSAKGRMMVLPCGLTLGSHIAVVGRPKLAHPESDPKISLLKEGQYLMVSQFMMELQGLKTVDGEDPPRIMHFNPRLKGDWSGKPVIEHNTCYRMQWGTAQRCEGWRSRDDEETVDGQVKCEKWIRDDDNSSEQSKATWWLNRLMGRTKKVTVDWPFPFSEDKLFVLTLSAGLEGYHVNVDGRHVTSFPYRIGFALEDATGLSLNGDVKVHSVFAASLPTSHPSFAPQKHLEMSNRWKAPPLLDRPVELFIGILSAGNHFAERMAIRRSWMQHKLIKSSNAVARFFVALHARKEVNSELKKEAEFFGDIVIVPYMDNYDLVVLKTVAICEYGVHVVSAKNIMKCDDDTFVRLDAVVKEVNKIPKDKSFYIGNINYYHKPLRSGKWAVTYEEWPEEDYPPYANGPGYIVSSDIAHFIVSDFDKRKLKLFKMEDVSMGMWVEKFNSTKAVKYVHSLKFSQSGCIDDYYTAHYQSPRQMICMWNKLQQGKPQCCNMR